One region of Chloroflexota bacterium genomic DNA includes:
- a CDS encoding SDR family NAD(P)-dependent oxidoreductase: MTSTSPLLTPPVAVIVGASSGIGAALAHRLAADGYRLALLARREDALQAVAERVAAAGNAGRPHVFPHDVTDYDAIPGLFQRILAAMGRVDVVVYAAGVLHPVAADEYDFAKDRPMLETNLLGAVAWLGQAAAYFQTQGEGHIVGISSVAGDRGRVKNPAYQASKAGLTNYLESLRNRLSRHGVHVLTVKPGFVDTPMLQAAGGGAFWVISPEQAAADIAKAIRRRKQVIYTPARWRWLMLTIQHIPSFLFRKVSV, translated from the coding sequence ATGACTTCCACTTCCCCTTTGTTGACGCCCCCCGTGGCGGTGATTGTTGGCGCGTCGTCGGGCATTGGCGCTGCCCTGGCACACCGCCTTGCTGCCGATGGCTACCGGCTGGCGTTGCTGGCCCGGCGGGAAGACGCCCTCCAGGCCGTGGCCGAGCGTGTGGCTGCGGCGGGAAATGCCGGGCGCCCTCACGTCTTCCCCCACGACGTCACCGACTACGACGCCATCCCCGGCCTTTTCCAGCGCATCCTGGCCGCGATGGGGCGGGTGGACGTGGTGGTGTACGCCGCAGGCGTGTTGCATCCGGTGGCTGCCGATGAATATGATTTCGCCAAAGACCGCCCGATGCTGGAAACCAATCTGTTGGGTGCAGTGGCCTGGCTGGGGCAGGCAGCAGCCTATTTCCAGACCCAGGGCGAAGGGCACATTGTGGGCATTTCCTCCGTGGCAGGCGACCGTGGGCGCGTGAAAAACCCGGCTTATCAGGCCAGCAAGGCGGGGTTGACCAACTACCTGGAAAGCCTGCGCAACCGCCTCAGCCGCCACGGCGTGCATGTGCTCACCGTCAAGCCCGGTTTTGTGGATACGCCCATGCTGCAGGCCGCGGGCGGCGGCGCGTTTTGGGTGATTTCCCCCGAGCAGGCCGCGGCCGACATTGCCAAAGCCATCCGCAGGCGCAAGCAGGTGATCTACACCCCCGCCCGCTGGCGCTGGTTGATGCTGACCATTCAGCATATTCCTTCTTTCCTTTTCCGAAAGGTGAGTGTGTGA
- a CDS encoding CCA tRNA nucleotidyltransferase, producing MLPPFPAIVARLRAVVPPETEAYLVGGTVRDAFLNRRSHDIDLVVPRGGLRLARRLANALGGDFYALDAGRDTGRVLLETPEGRYVVDVAAYRGPTLEADLRARDFTVNALAVSLHHPDRLHDPTGGLRDLKDKILRACSPSTFVADPLRVLRGPRLAASLGFRIAPPTRRLMQAAVPLLEDVSPERLRDELFRMLESPHPTAPLKALDALGVLPYLLPELPRLHGVALPPPYQADAWQHAMRTAERLAALLDALAPAYEQEKAADFALGYVMVRIGRYRYRLASHLAAGSHPERPLQALLLLAALYHPTGFLAGEGLFGAAAGRLAAERARALRLSNAEARRLETVLRAAAEARRLTAAKALPSRREVYRYYRSAGEAGVDAVLLVLAETMAAYGPRLPHDLWQQHLEAARVLLAAWWEQHDEVVAPPLLLSGDEVMALLGLSPGPQVGQALEALREAQAAGDVRSREEALAFIARRGE from the coding sequence ATGCTCCCGCCATTCCCTGCAATTGTCGCTCGTCTGCGCGCCGTGGTCCCCCCGGAAACCGAGGCTTATCTGGTGGGGGGCACGGTGCGCGATGCTTTCCTCAACCGCCGCAGCCATGATATTGACCTTGTAGTGCCCCGCGGTGGTTTGCGCTTGGCGCGCCGCTTGGCGAATGCCCTCGGCGGCGATTTTTATGCGCTGGATGCCGGGCGAGACACCGGCCGCGTGCTGCTGGAAACGCCTGAAGGGCGCTATGTGGTGGATGTGGCGGCCTACCGCGGCCCCACCCTGGAAGCCGACCTGCGCGCCCGCGATTTCACCGTCAACGCGCTGGCCGTCTCGCTGCACCACCCTGACCGCCTGCACGACCCCACCGGCGGCCTGCGCGATCTGAAGGACAAAATCCTGCGCGCGTGCAGTCCGTCCACTTTTGTGGCCGACCCTCTGCGGGTGTTGCGCGGGCCCCGGCTGGCCGCCTCCCTCGGCTTCCGCATTGCGCCCCCCACGCGCCGCCTGATGCAGGCTGCCGTGCCGCTGCTGGAAGACGTCAGCCCCGAGCGCCTGCGCGATGAACTCTTCCGCATGCTGGAAAGCCCTCACCCCACCGCCCCTCTCAAGGCGCTGGATGCCCTCGGCGTGCTGCCTTATCTGCTGCCGGAACTCCCCCGCCTGCACGGCGTGGCGCTGCCCCCGCCCTATCAGGCCGATGCTTGGCAGCACGCCATGCGCACTGCTGAACGCCTTGCCGCCCTGCTGGATGCCCTTGCACCGGCCTACGAGCAGGAAAAGGCCGCCGATTTTGCCCTTGGCTACGTGATGGTGCGCATTGGCCGCTATCGCTACCGCCTGGCATCCCACCTGGCGGCGGGCAGTCACCCTGAGAGGCCCCTGCAGGCGCTGCTCTTGCTCGCGGCGCTTTACCACCCCACCGGCTTCCTCGCCGGGGAGGGGCTGTTTGGCGCCGCTGCGGGGCGTTTGGCGGCGGAACGTGCCCGTGCCCTGCGCCTCAGCAATGCCGAAGCCCGTCGTCTGGAAACCGTGCTGCGCGCGGCGGCGGAAGCCCGCCGTCTGACCGCCGCGAAGGCCTTGCCTTCCCGTCGGGAGGTGTACCGTTATTACCGCTCCGCCGGCGAAGCAGGGGTGGATGCCGTGCTGCTGGTGTTGGCCGAAACCATGGCGGCTTACGGGCCGCGGCTGCCTCACGACCTCTGGCAGCAGCATCTGGAAGCCGCCCGGGTGCTGCTGGCCGCGTGGTGGGAGCAGCACGACGAGGTGGTTGCCCCGCCGCTGCTGCTTTCCGGCGACGAGGTCATGGCGCTGTTGGGGCTTTCCCCCGGCCCTCAGGTGGGGCAGGCCCTGGAAGCCCTGCGGGAAGCCCAGGCCGCGGGGGACGTGCGCAGCAGGGAAGAGGCGCTGGCTTTCATTGCCCGGCGGGGAGAGTAA
- a CDS encoding adenine nucleotide alpha hydrolase family protein has protein sequence MRCRKCGQKAVINMRHHKLALCKEHYLEWFVAQTERFIKKYHMFGRDDKVLVAVSGGKDSLALWDVLWRLGYQADGLYIDLGIDGGFGYSSQSKALTRAFAEGRGLTLHIVNVPAEYGASIPEMAKLTHRGKGKPCSVCGLVKRHEMNRIARDLGYNLLATGHNLDDEAAVLFGNTLTWAAGYLQRQGPVLPASPGLARKVKPLFRFYERETAAYALLRGIRYIYEECPFSVGAKSIYYKQLLNKLEADRPGAKLQFYLGFLKAKKEGLFADVAEEVAEALHTCPVCGQPTTAPGKCAFCRLVERVEAAAGERGE, from the coding sequence ATGCGCTGCCGAAAATGCGGCCAGAAGGCCGTCATCAACATGCGCCATCACAAACTGGCGCTGTGCAAGGAACATTATCTGGAATGGTTTGTTGCCCAGACCGAGCGCTTTATCAAGAAATATCACATGTTTGGGCGCGACGACAAAGTGCTGGTGGCCGTTTCGGGCGGCAAAGATTCGCTGGCGCTGTGGGATGTGCTCTGGCGGCTGGGCTACCAGGCCGACGGGCTTTACATTGATTTGGGCATCGACGGCGGCTTTGGCTATTCCAGCCAGTCGAAGGCGCTCACGCGGGCGTTTGCCGAAGGACGGGGGCTCACCCTGCACATTGTGAACGTGCCTGCGGAATACGGCGCGAGCATCCCCGAAATGGCGAAACTCACCCATCGCGGCAAGGGGAAGCCCTGCTCGGTCTGTGGCCTGGTCAAGCGCCACGAGATGAACCGCATTGCCCGCGACCTGGGCTACAATCTGCTCGCCACCGGCCACAATCTGGATGACGAAGCCGCGGTGCTCTTCGGCAACACCCTCACCTGGGCGGCGGGGTATTTGCAGCGGCAGGGGCCGGTGTTGCCGGCTTCCCCCGGGCTGGCGCGCAAGGTCAAGCCGCTCTTCCGCTTCTACGAGCGGGAAACCGCGGCCTACGCGCTCTTGCGCGGCATCCGCTACATCTACGAGGAATGCCCCTTCTCGGTGGGGGCGAAGTCCATTTACTACAAACAACTGCTCAACAAACTGGAAGCCGACCGCCCCGGGGCGAAATTGCAGTTCTATCTGGGCTTCCTCAAGGCCAAAAAAGAGGGGCTGTTTGCCGACGTGGCCGAAGAGGTGGCGGAAGCCCTGCATACCTGCCCGGTCTGCGGCCAGCCGACCACCGCCCCCGGCAAATGCGCCTTTTGCCGCCTGGTGGAACGGGTGGAGGCCGCGGCGGGGGAGCGGGGCGAATAG
- a CDS encoding MoaD/ThiS family protein: protein MPAKLLLRGKTYEVPHGITIKQALKQLEIPLEEVIPTKDGELVTEDTHLKDGDVIRLVAVISGG from the coding sequence ATGCCCGCGAAGTTGCTTCTGCGCGGTAAAACTTACGAAGTGCCCCACGGCATCACCATCAAGCAGGCCCTCAAACAGTTGGAAATCCCGCTGGAAGAGGTCATTCCCACTAAAGACGGTGAACTGGTGACCGAAGACACCCATCTGAAAGATGGCGACGTCATCCGCCTGGTCGCGGTCATCTCCGGCGGCTAA
- the queF gene encoding NADPH-dependent 7-cyano-7-deazaguanine reductase QueF: MTQPEDLKDITLLGRKAQPSKKLEAFPNRTPGRYYLVTLETSEFTCLCPVTGQPDFATIRVAYVPDQKIVESKSYKLYLWSYRNEGVFHEHVVNTILDDLVNVLDPHYIRVVGEFNIRGGIAITVSAEHVKTPEAKEAVAAMVRF; the protein is encoded by the coding sequence ATGACACAGCCTGAAGATTTGAAGGATATTACCCTGCTGGGGCGCAAAGCCCAGCCGAGCAAGAAACTGGAGGCTTTCCCCAACCGCACACCGGGGCGCTATTACCTGGTGACGCTGGAAACCAGCGAGTTCACCTGCCTGTGCCCGGTCACCGGCCAGCCCGATTTTGCCACCATCCGGGTGGCCTACGTGCCCGACCAGAAAATCGTGGAATCCAAGTCGTACAAACTTTACCTCTGGTCGTACCGCAACGAAGGCGTGTTCCACGAGCATGTGGTGAACACGATTTTGGACGACCTGGTGAATGTGCTCGACCCGCATTACATTCGCGTGGTGGGCGAGTTCAACATCCGCGGCGGCATCGCCATCACCGTGAGCGCCGAGCACGTCAAGACGCCGGAAGCCAAAGAGGCCGTCGCCGCGATGGTAAGGTTTTAG
- a CDS encoding VUT family protein, which produces MVPETRWHEARFSQGAATAGGTAHGQTTPRQPRYYPALVGLFAVILVVSNIIAVKLVLVAGLVLPAAVVLFPLAYILGDVVTEVYGYAAARRMIWTGFAANLLAVGAIWVAARLPAAPFWNVGLGSAAAADAAFRALFGFTPRLLAASFAAYLVGEFLNAYVMAKLKVRTEGRWLWLRTISSTIVGEGVDSATFITLAFYGIIPAAGLLQAVVSQWLVKVAYETLATPLTYVVANGLKRAEGMDVFDRQTDFSPLAF; this is translated from the coding sequence ATGGTGCCTGAAACCCGATGGCACGAGGCGAGATTTTCGCAAGGCGCTGCCACCGCAGGCGGGACGGCGCACGGCCAAACGACGCCACGCCAGCCCCGCTATTATCCCGCGTTGGTGGGACTGTTCGCGGTGATTCTGGTGGTTTCGAACATCATCGCGGTGAAACTGGTGCTGGTGGCGGGGCTGGTGCTGCCCGCGGCGGTGGTGCTTTTCCCGCTGGCTTACATCCTCGGCGATGTGGTGACCGAAGTGTATGGCTATGCGGCAGCCCGGCGCATGATTTGGACGGGCTTTGCGGCCAATCTGCTGGCGGTGGGGGCCATCTGGGTGGCGGCGCGTTTGCCCGCCGCGCCGTTCTGGAACGTCGGTTTGGGCTCGGCGGCTGCCGCCGACGCGGCTTTTCGGGCGCTGTTTGGCTTCACGCCGCGGCTGCTGGCGGCTTCCTTCGCGGCTTACCTGGTAGGTGAATTTCTCAACGCCTACGTGATGGCCAAACTGAAAGTACGCACCGAAGGGCGCTGGCTGTGGCTGCGCACGATTTCTTCCACCATTGTGGGGGAGGGCGTGGATTCGGCGACGTTCATCACCCTGGCCTTTTACGGCATCATTCCGGCTGCCGGGCTGTTGCAGGCGGTGGTTTCTCAGTGGCTGGTGAAGGTGGCTTATGAAACCCTGGCCACGCCGTTGACCTATGTGGTGGCCAACGGCCTGAAACGTGCCGAGGGGATGGACGTCTTCGACCGGCAGACCGATTTTTCCCCGCTGGCTTTTTAA
- the alaS gene encoding alanine--tRNA ligase, whose translation MTGDQIRDAFLKFFESKGHTIVPSSSLVPGGDQTLLFTNAGMVQFKDVFLGLDKRPYTRATTVQRCMRVSGKHNDLENVGPSPRHHTFFEMLGNFSFGDYFKREAITWAYELLTKVYGLPPERLYFTVHHSDDEAYRIWVEEVGVPAERVARLGDATNFWQMADVGPCGPTSEIHYDFFPERGQLYGEELAYHLDDNPEDRFLEIWNLVFMQFNQAPDGSRSPLPKHGVDTGMGLERITMILQGVDNSYDTDLFTPIMDTIQRLAGHTDAQRQEHLVAYRVVADHTRAATFLIGDGVVPGNESRNYVCRMIIRRAARFGAKIGFTEPFMAQVAETVIERFGHVYPEIVKHRDAILETITREEVRFARTVETGTAYLEDLMARLQAEGKRIIGGEDAFQLYATYGLPLEITRDIAREHSMDVDEAGFHKAMEVHRVASGKGKAFGPLVEDDVDAYRALAERLQAEGKLPPEGVRYDPYGALEVEGEVLALMKDNQPVESAAAGDIVGVILPETCFYVESGGQVSDTGTIVSVAEPRWEIRVTDTRKPAAGLIVHIGEVVKGTPRVGDVALAAVDASRRKDIMRNHTATHLLHAALHAILGEHARQAGSLVAPDRLRFDFTHPEALTREQLRRIEQWVNDAIAADYPVQVAFKKREEAIAEGAMALFGEKYGEIVRTITIGDAEPISRELCGGTHARRTADIGAFFIVSEGSAAAGVRRIEAVTGRGAYRFARGRMDALEEAAALLKSPPEGVPEKVAHLQAELTEARKEATALRRRVAEAAVERQIAEPPHVAGVPVLAVRVPDADADALRRLADRFRQQHPEGVAVLTTVSNGRPLIIAAVSQPLTKKGLHAGELAKFVASFVGGGGGGKPTLAQAGGKDPARLDEALAAVAGWVEEKLGE comes from the coding sequence ATGACCGGCGACCAGATTCGCGACGCCTTCCTCAAATTCTTTGAATCCAAGGGGCACACCATCGTGCCTTCCTCTTCGCTTGTGCCCGGCGGCGACCAGACGTTGCTTTTCACCAACGCCGGCATGGTGCAGTTCAAAGACGTTTTCCTCGGCCTGGACAAGCGCCCCTACACCCGCGCCACCACCGTGCAGCGCTGTATGCGGGTTTCGGGCAAGCACAACGACCTGGAAAACGTCGGTCCCAGCCCCCGCCACCACACTTTCTTTGAAATGCTAGGCAATTTTTCCTTCGGCGATTATTTCAAACGCGAAGCCATCACCTGGGCGTATGAACTGCTCACCAAAGTTTACGGCCTCCCCCCCGAGCGGCTGTACTTCACCGTGCACCATTCCGACGACGAAGCCTACCGCATCTGGGTGGAGGAAGTGGGCGTGCCCGCGGAACGGGTTGCCCGGTTGGGCGATGCCACCAATTTCTGGCAGATGGCCGACGTCGGCCCCTGCGGCCCCACTTCCGAAATCCACTACGATTTCTTCCCCGAGCGCGGCCAACTTTACGGCGAGGAACTTGCCTACCACTTGGACGATAACCCCGAAGACCGCTTCTTGGAAATCTGGAACTTGGTCTTCATGCAGTTCAATCAGGCGCCGGACGGCTCCCGTTCCCCACTGCCCAAGCACGGCGTGGATACCGGCATGGGGCTGGAGCGCATCACCATGATTTTGCAGGGCGTGGACAATTCCTACGACACCGACCTTTTCACGCCCATCATGGATACCATCCAGCGGCTGGCGGGGCACACCGATGCCCAGCGGCAGGAGCACTTGGTCGCCTACCGCGTGGTCGCCGACCACACCCGCGCGGCCACCTTCCTCATCGGCGACGGCGTGGTGCCCGGCAACGAAAGCCGCAACTATGTCTGCCGCATGATCATCCGCCGCGCCGCCCGCTTTGGCGCCAAAATCGGCTTTACCGAGCCGTTCATGGCGCAGGTTGCCGAAACCGTGATTGAACGCTTTGGGCATGTTTACCCCGAAATCGTCAAGCACCGCGACGCGATTCTGGAAACCATCACCCGCGAGGAAGTCCGCTTCGCCCGCACGGTGGAAACCGGCACCGCTTATCTGGAAGACCTGATGGCGCGCCTGCAGGCCGAGGGCAAGCGCATCATCGGCGGCGAGGATGCCTTCCAACTCTACGCCACCTACGGCCTGCCGCTGGAAATCACCCGCGATATCGCCCGCGAGCACAGCATGGACGTGGACGAAGCTGGCTTCCACAAAGCGATGGAAGTGCACCGCGTGGCTTCGGGCAAGGGCAAGGCCTTTGGCCCGTTGGTGGAAGACGACGTGGACGCCTACCGCGCCCTTGCCGAGCGCCTGCAAGCCGAGGGCAAACTGCCGCCCGAAGGCGTGCGCTACGACCCCTACGGCGCGCTGGAAGTGGAGGGCGAGGTGCTCGCGCTGATGAAAGACAACCAGCCCGTGGAAAGCGCGGCCGCAGGCGACATCGTGGGCGTGATTCTGCCCGAAACGTGCTTCTATGTGGAATCGGGCGGTCAGGTTTCCGACACCGGTACGATTGTTTCGGTGGCCGAGCCCCGCTGGGAAATCCGTGTGACCGACACCCGCAAGCCTGCCGCGGGCCTGATTGTGCACATCGGCGAGGTGGTGAAGGGCACGCCCCGCGTGGGCGACGTTGCCCTTGCCGCGGTGGACGCTTCCCGCCGCAAGGACATCATGCGCAACCACACCGCGACCCACCTGCTGCACGCCGCCCTGCACGCGATTTTGGGCGAGCACGCCCGGCAGGCGGGTTCGCTGGTCGCTCCCGACCGCCTGCGCTTTGACTTCACTCACCCCGAAGCCCTGACCCGCGAGCAGTTGCGCCGCATTGAGCAGTGGGTGAACGACGCGATCGCCGCCGATTACCCCGTGCAGGTGGCCTTCAAGAAGCGCGAGGAAGCCATTGCCGAGGGCGCGATGGCGCTTTTCGGCGAAAAATACGGCGAAATTGTGCGCACCATCACCATCGGCGACGCGGAGCCGATTTCCCGCGAACTGTGCGGCGGCACGCACGCCCGCCGCACCGCCGACATCGGCGCGTTCTTCATCGTGAGCGAGGGTAGCGCCGCGGCGGGCGTGCGCCGCATTGAAGCCGTGACGGGTCGCGGAGCATACCGCTTTGCCCGCGGGCGCATGGACGCGCTGGAAGAAGCCGCCGCGCTGCTGAAATCGCCGCCCGAGGGCGTGCCCGAAAAGGTAGCGCACTTGCAGGCGGAACTGACCGAAGCCCGCAAAGAGGCGACCGCCTTGCGCCGCCGTGTGGCTGAAGCCGCGGTGGAGCGGCAGATTGCCGAGCCGCCGCACGTGGCGGGCGTGCCCGTGCTGGCGGTGCGCGTGCCCGATGCCGACGCCGATGCCCTGCGCCGCTTGGCCGACCGCTTCCGCCAGCAACACCCCGAAGGCGTAGCCGTGCTTACGACCGTGAGCAACGGACGCCCGCTCATCATTGCCGCGGTGAGCCAGCCGCTGACGAAAAAGGGCCTGCACGCGGGCGAACTGGCGAAATTCGTGGCGAGCTTCGTGGGCGGCGGCGGCGGCGGCAAGCCCACCTTAGCCCAGGCTGGCGGCAAAGACCCCGCGCGGCTGGATGAGGCCTTAGCCGCAGTGGCCGGGTGGGTTGAGGAGAAATTGGGCGAATAA
- the hpt gene encoding hypoxanthine phosphoribosyltransferase, with translation MPIQDYHDFLAKILIPEDRLMARIAELGAEISRDYAGEELLLVCILRGGVMFLTDLMKHITVPHAIDFMAISSYGAGARQSAGRVRLTMDLQTSITNRHVLLVEDIIDSGHTIAEVLNILSLRQPKSLKVCTLLDKAERREVEVPIHYSGFVIPNEFVFGYGLDMDEYYRNLPFIAVPDLERYRPPEDD, from the coding sequence ATGCCCATCCAGGACTATCACGACTTCCTTGCCAAAATTCTGATCCCCGAAGACCGCCTGATGGCGCGCATCGCCGAACTGGGTGCGGAAATCAGCCGCGATTACGCCGGCGAAGAACTGTTGCTGGTGTGCATTCTGCGCGGCGGCGTGATGTTCCTCACTGACCTGATGAAGCACATCACCGTGCCCCACGCCATCGACTTCATGGCGATTTCCTCTTACGGCGCGGGCGCGCGCCAGAGCGCCGGGCGGGTGCGGCTGACGATGGACTTGCAAACCAGCATCACCAACCGCCATGTGTTGCTGGTGGAAGACATCATCGACAGCGGCCATACCATCGCCGAGGTGCTCAACATCCTCTCGCTGCGCCAGCCCAAATCCCTCAAGGTGTGCACCCTGCTTGACAAAGCCGAGCGCCGTGAAGTCGAAGTACCCATCCACTACAGTGGCTTTGTGATTCCCAACGAATTCGTCTTTGGCTACGGGCTGGACATGGACGAATACTACCGCAACCTGCCGTTCATCGCGGTGCCCGACCTGGAACGCTACCGCCCGCCGGAAGACGACTGA